The genomic stretch TTGTTAGTCATTGTTTTCTCACTTCGTTCGATATGGCATGCAGCTGCTGTCTTCAGATTATACCGACTTTATAACAATAAGTGACATTAATGGGATTGGCAGCAGAAAACAATAAGTCAGAAATGTAAAAACCTGGTTTGATAGGCTGAAGTGAAATCTGGATCAACCCAGTTGGCACTCACACTAAgctaataggctttatgcccagctgtactacttcctgaacttcagccagctccttgtttcctgtctgccatcattggacaaactgattaatccagatgtgtctgattattttaatattgatttTACATGTGCCTGTCACCCATTTAAACAGCAAATAGATCAACTGGTAAATATTTTTGAACTGTAAATCCAGTCTAAATGGGGCAAGTGTACATTTTAGCAAAACTTTAACATGGCCTTGGTATGTTTTtgcttaaatattttaataataactTAAAAACCTGTTATAtgaaatgtaaacatttgaaatgtGTCAAATAATAATGTAAATTGCATCACTAACAGACTTTAAAGAGATTCAATAAATGGTACTggaaaaaactgaaataaaataatgttgttttttttgtgggATGCTATGGCTCAGATAAAGATAAATTCAAAGCATACAAAATAAACGTGGGTGTtttgatttgtgtttttttttacttaatttgtTGTAAgactttaagaattttttttttctttttttttttttatttgcagtcAACAATAGTACAATGAGAAATATTCAATCAAACAAATAACTCTGGCTTGTTGATTTAAAAAtggtatacttttttttttctttttacattttaaagacgTAGAAACGTGGGATGCGATAAACAAAGCGACGAGAAAGGCGTGACGCGCACAAAggcgtcacttcctgttgcacATGTACACACGGATGAAGTTGTGAAGCGCTAGCTAACTGTGATCCGATATGTCTGAAAACACCTTGACAGTGACAGTTGCTTATGGTAAAATAACCGACCACTTTTTCTATTCACAACAAAGATTTTCGGTAGTAAACGTGACTGTTTTTTGAGACTAGCCTTATACGAAAGGGTACATTAAAAATGATGCTAGCTGAACATCAACCTTAAACGGCGATGTTGAATTGTACCAGTAGGTTTATGCATCGTCTTATTAAAGTTAGCTAAGATGTAAATAAAGGTTGCAATCCCAGTTGCTCTCTGTATTGGCTGGCCAAAAGTTTCAGTAATGGTCatctgtattttttaaattaattattggTTTCTCTCAGGCACGACCAAACACAGCATCGCTTTACCTGCACGAGATGGACACGAGCCATTATTAAAGGATTTAAGTGAGGCGCTGACAGAAGCCACAGGAGTACCAACACCAtcccaaaaaattattttcaaaggtAATGTGTTCTGCTTTAAACTAgaggctgtttttactaaatagaTGGAAGtgtaactgtttttttttttacttgtttcaTGACTTTTCTGAATGAAGGAAAATCACTAAAGGAGATGGAGGAATCTCTGTCCAGCTTTGGAATAAAGCAGGGTTGTAAACTTATGATGATCGGAAAGAGGGTAAGATGTGTGTTGTACATGATCTATGTGTTGTTCATTGATTATTAAATACCGTATTATCTCTGAATCCAAATAAACGTACAAGTTGATTCAATTTTTATAGAACAGCCCTGAAGAGGAAGCAGAGCTCAAAAAGCTCAAAGACATTGAAAAGTCAGTGGAACAAACAGCTAAAAAGCTTGAGAAAGTGGATGGAGAACTGACTGGACTTAAGAATGTAAGTTTGACATGTTTTTACTTTTAATCCTTAAACACAGTGCTTTTTGCATGGGGTTAGACTTAGACATTATGCCTTTTTTCTATTTTAGGGTTTTCTTGCAAAGGAGTTGCAAGCCGAGGCTCTTAATAAACTGGACCACAGGGTAAAAATTGCCTCTGAGCAGTTGATGAAGATCCTAGAAGAATTAGATACATTGGTAATTTGTGCGTTTTTGTTTTCTAGTTCTAAGCACGgacttgtttatttttatgtattgcAAAGTATGCATTAAAAAGTTAATTgtagtttcatttatttatttaggagttttatttatttactttttaatggAAATAATGAAATTCAATATTATTTACAGAGCTTACCTGAAGGCTTTAGCGATTGCAGAATTAAGAAGAAAGGACTTGTGAAAATGATTCAGGTAGAAAACTTAATACTTTTCcaacttttatgtagaaattaAAAGGGATTTTTATGATCAATTTAAgtctttgt from Paramisgurnus dabryanus chromosome 6, PD_genome_1.1, whole genome shotgun sequence encodes the following:
- the bag1 gene encoding BAG family molecular chaperone regulator 1, coding for MSENTLTVTVAYGTTKHSIALPARDGHEPLLKDLSEALTEATGVPTPSQKIIFKGKSLKEMEESLSSFGIKQGCKLMMIGKRNSPEEEAELKKLKDIEKSVEQTAKKLEKVDGELTGLKNGFLAKELQAEALNKLDHRVKIASEQLMKILEELDTLSLPEGFSDCRIKKKGLVKMIQGFLAQCDKIEAGISDHLAKIQTKNFALAE